A genome region from Cervus canadensis isolate Bull #8, Minnesota chromosome 10, ASM1932006v1, whole genome shotgun sequence includes the following:
- the WFDC3 gene encoding WAP four-disulfide core domain protein 3 — translation MQGFHSCSVPQIPFCSALEEKTSLGIIAKRKDLGLGLGQSPCLALPSVDVLGKMYMSGRIGVFISALSIIVVLGCLFLLKTVVALGSEASRVTVGERESGGECPADPLPCEELCDGDTSCPRGHKCCSTGCGHACFGDIKGGWGGDCPKVLVGLCIVNCMVDENCQPGEKCCKSGCGRFCVPPSPITPAGPEPRLDH, via the exons ATGCAGGGGTTTCACAGCTGTAGCGTTCCCCAGATCCCCTTTTGCTCTGCATTAGAG GAGAAGACATCCTTGGGAATTATTGCGAAAAGGAAGGATCTGGGGCTGGGCTTAGGCCAGTCCCCTTGCCTTGCCCTTCCCTCGGTTGATGTTCTGGGCAAGATGTACATGTCTGGCCGGATTGGAGTTTTCATCTCAGCTCTCAGCATCATTGTCGTGTTGGGCTGCCTCTTCCTCCTGAAGACAGTAGTGGCTCTTGGGTCCGAGGCATCCAGGGTGACTGTAGGAGAGCGCG AGTCTGGCGGTGAATGTCCGGCTGACCCCCTTCCGTGTGAAGAGCTGTGTGACGGGGACACATCCTGTCCCCGGGGACATAAGTGCTGCAGCACCGGCTGTGGCCATGCCTGCTTCGGAGACATTAAGGGAG GGTGGGGCGGTGACTGTCCAAAAGTCTTAGTGGGCCTGTGCATTGTCAACTGCATGGTCGATGAGAACTGCCAACCTGGGGAAAAGTGCTGCAAGTCAGGCTGTGGCCGCTTCTGTGTCCCACCCAGTCCCATCACCCCAGCGGGCCCCGAACCCCGCCTGGACCATTAG